In Zhaonella formicivorans, one DNA window encodes the following:
- the fabD gene encoding ACP S-malonyltransferase translates to MPKIAFIFPGQGSQYVGMGKDFAEHHPAAAAVFAQAEQQLGFSLAKLCFEGPEDVLKQTSNTQPALLTTSIACYEVLKGEGIQPDYLAGHSLGEYSALVAAGSISFPDAVSLVQKRGQLMEEAYPSGQGGMAAVLGLSALQVEKVCKAATSYGLVQPANYNCPGQVVIAGENAALKQAVILAKEAGAKRVVELAVSGPFHSKLMEKAGDKLAAILSEIEVRDPFLPVIANVNAEPLRTGQEVRNSLVKQLSNPVRWEETVQKLYDLGVRIFVEVGPEKVLSGLVKKIVKDVLIANVQDRESLQKTLTALKGGNC, encoded by the coding sequence ATGCCTAAAATAGCTTTTATCTTTCCGGGGCAAGGATCACAATATGTTGGCATGGGCAAGGACTTTGCAGAGCATCACCCGGCGGCTGCCGCCGTTTTTGCCCAGGCGGAACAGCAGCTGGGGTTTAGTCTAGCGAAGCTTTGTTTCGAGGGGCCCGAAGATGTTTTAAAGCAAACTTCCAATACCCAGCCTGCCCTTTTGACCACCAGTATCGCCTGTTATGAGGTTTTAAAAGGCGAGGGCATTCAACCGGATTATTTGGCCGGGCATAGTCTAGGCGAGTATTCTGCTTTGGTGGCAGCAGGTAGCATTTCATTTCCTGATGCCGTCTCTTTAGTTCAAAAACGGGGTCAGCTAATGGAGGAGGCTTACCCTTCGGGACAGGGTGGAATGGCTGCTGTTCTAGGCTTATCGGCACTTCAGGTGGAAAAGGTATGTAAAGCCGCCACTTCTTACGGTCTGGTACAACCGGCTAATTACAATTGTCCCGGCCAGGTTGTGATTGCCGGAGAAAATGCTGCCCTCAAGCAAGCAGTTATTTTGGCTAAAGAAGCCGGCGCTAAAAGAGTTGTAGAATTAGCTGTCAGCGGGCCCTTCCATTCGAAATTGATGGAAAAAGCGGGAGATAAGCTGGCCGCTATTTTAAGCGAGATTGAGGTGCGGGACCCCTTTTTGCCGGTTATAGCCAACGTCAATGCTGAACCCCTCAGAACAGGACAGGAAGTTCGGAACTCTCTGGTGAAACAGCTTTCCAACCCGGTGCGTTGGGAGGAAACAGTTCAGAAACTTTATGATCTGGGAGTCCGTATTTTTGTTGAAGTTGGCCCTGAAAAAGTACTTAGCGGCTTAGTGAAGAAAATTGTAAAAGATGTGCTTATTGCCAATGTGCAGGACCGGGAGAGTCTGCAGAAAACATTGACGGCGTTGAAAGGAGGTAATTGCTAG
- the acpP gene encoding acyl carrier protein gives MDIFEKIKGIVVDQLGVEEDEVSMDTSFEDLNADSLDVVELIMALEEEFGLEIPDEDAEKLTTVGAAVNYVKDKLNK, from the coding sequence GTGGATATTTTTGAGAAGATTAAAGGTATTGTTGTAGATCAACTTGGCGTTGAGGAAGATGAAGTAAGTATGGATACTTCTTTTGAAGATTTAAATGCTGATTCTTTGGACGTAGTAGAGCTGATTATGGCGTTAGAAGAAGAATTTGGGTTGGAAATCCCTGATGAAGATGCTGAAAAGCTGACTACTGTAGGAGCAGCAGTAAACTATGTAAAGGATAAGTTAAATAAGTAG
- a CDS encoding NAD(P)H-dependent flavin oxidoreductase, which yields MQLPELKIGNLVAKVPIIQGGMAVRISTAPLAAAVANQGGVGLIAATGMNVEELRGEIKKARKLSGGIIGVNVLFAVSEFAKLVKTAMEERIDLVVSGAGFSRDMFSWGKSFNIPVVPIVSSAKLARLAEKLGAAAVIVEGGEAGGHLGTLQPMKEILPEVREAVDLPVIGAGGIVDGKDIAQVLALGANGVQMGTRFAASEESNASPEFKALYVAANENDVTLINSPVGLPGRAIRNLFVEKLMNNDDCAPQTCVSCLKKCTKKFCILAALNKAQKGMLQEGLVFAGQCVSRIKEILPVRTIFKNLLAEIDSLSV from the coding sequence TTGCAGCTTCCAGAATTAAAAATCGGTAACCTGGTTGCCAAAGTACCTATTATTCAAGGTGGTATGGCCGTTAGGATTTCTACAGCTCCCCTGGCAGCTGCTGTAGCTAACCAGGGTGGAGTGGGGTTAATAGCAGCCACTGGGATGAATGTAGAGGAGTTGCGCGGGGAAATCAAGAAAGCACGTAAACTCTCTGGCGGCATTATTGGAGTTAATGTGTTATTTGCAGTTAGCGAATTTGCAAAATTAGTGAAAACAGCTATGGAAGAGCGGATTGACCTGGTGGTTTCCGGGGCAGGTTTTTCCCGGGATATGTTTAGCTGGGGCAAATCTTTCAATATTCCGGTAGTACCAATAGTATCTTCGGCTAAGCTGGCCAGGTTGGCCGAAAAATTGGGAGCTGCTGCCGTAATCGTAGAGGGAGGAGAAGCAGGTGGCCATTTGGGCACTCTGCAGCCAATGAAAGAGATTTTGCCAGAAGTTAGAGAAGCGGTAGATCTGCCGGTTATTGGCGCCGGCGGGATTGTAGACGGAAAAGATATTGCCCAGGTGCTTGCCCTGGGGGCAAATGGCGTGCAGATGGGTACCCGCTTTGCTGCTTCTGAAGAATCCAACGCTTCCCCGGAATTCAAAGCCCTTTATGTTGCTGCAAACGAAAATGACGTTACGTTGATCAATAGTCCTGTTGGATTGCCGGGGAGAGCTATTCGTAACCTATTTGTTGAAAAACTTATGAATAATGATGACTGTGCGCCGCAGACTTGCGTCTCGTGTTTAAAAAAATGCACCAAGAAGTTCTGTATTCTAGCAGCGCTAAATAAAGCGCAAAAAGGTATGCTGCAGGAGGGGCTGGTTTTTGCCGGACAGTGTGTTTCCAGGATTAAAGAAATTTTACCTGTAAGAACCATTTTTAAAAATCTCCTCGCCGAGATTGATTCCTTGTCAGTTTAA
- the fabG gene encoding 3-oxoacyl-[acyl-carrier-protein] reductase, translated as MQKPLQDQVAIVTGGSRGIGKAICLALAQAGVKVVLNYNGSSRAAEEVMKSIAGFGGAALSVQGNVAKPETAERLVKAALEHFGRLDILVNNAGITRDNLLVRMKEEDWDAVFDVNLKGMFHCTKAALKPMMKQRSGRIINIASIIGLTGNAGQANYAAAKAAILGFTKSVAKEVGQRQILVNAIAPGFIVTDMTEDLPDALKTEMLQKIPLGRFGHPEDIAQVVVFLASPAASFITGQTIIVDGGMVIQ; from the coding sequence GTGCAAAAACCTCTACAGGATCAAGTGGCAATTGTTACAGGGGGATCAAGAGGAATAGGTAAAGCTATTTGCCTGGCATTAGCCCAAGCGGGGGTCAAAGTGGTGTTAAATTATAACGGCAGCAGCCGGGCCGCCGAAGAAGTGATGAAATCCATTGCCGGGTTTGGCGGTGCTGCGCTTAGTGTTCAGGGAAACGTAGCAAAGCCGGAAACTGCCGAAAGGCTTGTTAAGGCAGCCCTTGAACATTTTGGCAGGTTAGATATTCTGGTGAATAATGCCGGTATTACCCGGGATAACCTACTAGTGCGGATGAAGGAAGAGGATTGGGATGCAGTTTTTGATGTTAATTTAAAGGGCATGTTCCATTGTACAAAGGCCGCTTTAAAGCCAATGATGAAGCAGCGTTCGGGGCGGATTATAAATATTGCCTCAATTATCGGGTTGACGGGCAATGCGGGGCAGGCCAACTACGCAGCCGCAAAAGCGGCTATTTTGGGATTTACTAAGTCAGTAGCCAAAGAAGTTGGACAGCGACAGATTCTGGTAAATGCAATTGCCCCTGGCTTTATTGTTACCGATATGACGGAAGATTTGCCAGACGCCCTTAAAACGGAAATGCTGCAGAAAATACCTTTAGGCCGGTTTGGGCACCCTGAAGATATTGCCCAGGTTGTAGTTTTTTTAGCTTCGCCTGCGGCCAGTTTCATAACCGGTCAAACGATAATAGTTGACGGGGGCATGGTTATACAGTAA
- the plsX gene encoding phosphate acyltransferase PlsX, whose product MRIALDAMGGDYAPQEIVAGAIQAAKESRLEIVLVGEEQVISRELKKYPSCANISVYHASEVIAMDEEPALALRKKKDASIVVATKLVKDGYADAVVSAGSTGAQMASSLLGLGRIKGILRPAIATVFPTLQGGKLILDVGANADCKPANLVQFARMGAIYAEKVMGIQRPKVGLLNIGSEETKGNELAQETFRLLTGEDLNFIGNIEARYIPYGEADVVVCDGFVGNTILKLAEGLAGALFTLIKQEVEKDFVRKIGGMLVRSAFKDIKKTMDYAEYGGAPLLGIEGVSIICHGSSKARAIKNAIHVAQKCIENQFVSKLREAIAFKTGKEETDE is encoded by the coding sequence ATGCGTATTGCCCTTGACGCCATGGGAGGAGACTATGCTCCACAGGAAATAGTGGCCGGGGCCATTCAGGCTGCCAAGGAAAGTAGGCTGGAGATAGTCTTAGTAGGAGAAGAACAAGTTATATCCCGGGAGCTGAAAAAATATCCTTCTTGCGCAAATATTTCGGTTTATCATGCCAGTGAAGTTATTGCCATGGATGAGGAGCCTGCGTTAGCGTTGCGAAAAAAAAAGGATGCATCCATTGTAGTCGCAACAAAGCTGGTCAAGGACGGTTACGCTGATGCTGTAGTTTCCGCGGGCAGCACAGGGGCGCAAATGGCAAGTTCTCTCTTAGGTCTGGGTAGAATTAAAGGAATTTTACGTCCTGCGATTGCTACCGTTTTTCCAACCCTCCAAGGGGGCAAGTTGATACTTGATGTTGGCGCCAACGCTGATTGTAAACCGGCAAATTTAGTACAGTTTGCCAGGATGGGCGCTATTTACGCGGAAAAAGTAATGGGTATACAAAGGCCTAAAGTTGGGTTATTAAATATAGGGTCGGAAGAAACCAAAGGCAACGAACTGGCTCAGGAAACTTTCCGGCTGCTTACCGGGGAAGATTTGAATTTTATTGGGAATATTGAAGCGCGGTATATTCCTTATGGGGAGGCAGACGTTGTTGTCTGTGACGGCTTTGTGGGCAATACCATCCTAAAACTTGCCGAAGGCTTGGCTGGGGCACTTTTTACTTTAATCAAGCAGGAGGTAGAGAAGGATTTTGTCCGCAAAATCGGAGGTATGCTTGTCCGGTCGGCTTTTAAGGACATTAAGAAAACCATGGATTATGCGGAATACGGAGGCGCTCCGCTTTTGGGAATTGAGGGTGTAAGTATAATTTGCCATGGCAGTTCAAAGGCCCGTGCCATTAAAAATGCTATTCATGTTGCCCAAAAATGTATAGAAAATCAATTTGTCAGTAAATTACGCGAGGCTATAGCCTTTAAGACAGGAAAGGAAGAAACCGATGAGTAG
- a CDS encoding beta-ketoacyl-ACP synthase III translates to MSSVRGVAIVGTGSAVPERVLTNDDLAKMVDTNDEWIRTRTGICERRIADANTATSDLCVLAAKRAIADAGISPGELDLIIVATVTPDMMFPATACLVQDRIGATKAGAFDLSAGCSGFLYGLATGSQFIAAGLYEKVLVIGAETLSKITDWEDRSTCVLFGDGAGAVVLQSAPAGAGVLSVHLGAAGSGGDLLTLPAGGSRRPTTAETVAKREHYIHMSGNEVFKFAVKVMGEASLKALEKCNKTKEDIDFLIPHQANIRIIEAAVKRLNLSPDKVYINLDRYGNTSAASVPVALDEAVKAGKVKKGDVVLLVAFGAGLTWGASVIEWSKG, encoded by the coding sequence ATGAGTAGTGTACGGGGAGTAGCGATTGTTGGAACTGGCTCAGCTGTGCCCGAAAGGGTTTTAACTAATGATGATCTGGCTAAGATGGTAGATACTAATGATGAATGGATCCGTACCAGAACCGGTATTTGCGAGCGCAGGATTGCTGATGCAAATACCGCCACCTCTGATCTCTGTGTGTTGGCTGCAAAGCGGGCTATAGCCGATGCGGGGATTAGTCCTGGGGAATTGGACCTGATTATTGTTGCCACTGTTACACCGGATATGATGTTTCCGGCAACAGCTTGCCTGGTTCAAGACCGGATTGGTGCAACCAAGGCCGGTGCTTTTGATCTTTCAGCGGGTTGCAGCGGTTTCCTATACGGATTGGCGACCGGCAGTCAGTTTATAGCAGCTGGATTATATGAAAAAGTGTTGGTTATAGGTGCCGAAACTTTAAGCAAAATTACGGACTGGGAAGATCGCAGTACCTGTGTGTTATTTGGCGATGGCGCCGGCGCAGTGGTGTTGCAAAGCGCACCTGCTGGCGCAGGTGTATTATCTGTGCATTTAGGTGCGGCGGGCTCCGGTGGTGATCTTTTAACACTGCCTGCAGGAGGTTCAAGGAGGCCTACAACGGCTGAAACAGTTGCAAAGCGGGAGCATTACATCCACATGAGCGGGAATGAAGTTTTTAAATTTGCCGTTAAAGTCATGGGGGAAGCCTCCCTGAAGGCTCTGGAAAAGTGTAATAAAACAAAGGAAGATATAGACTTCTTGATTCCTCACCAGGCAAACATCCGCATCATTGAGGCAGCTGTTAAAAGGCTAAACTTATCTCCGGACAAGGTCTATATTAATTTGGACCGTTACGGCAATACCTCGGCTGCTTCCGTGCCAGTAGCCCTGGATGAAGCCGTCAAAGCCGGCAAGGTGAAAAAGGGCGATGTTGTACTCCTGGTGGCCTTTGGCGCAGGTTTAACCTGGGGGGCCAGTGTGATCGAGTGGAGCAAAGGCTAG
- a CDS encoding acetate/propionate family kinase, translating into MKVLVLNCGSSSIKYQLFNMEDESVLAKGLVERIGLQGAVLTHRPSGKEKKVIAADIPDHSVGIKMVLEAMVHPEHGVLTKMEEIDAVGHRVAHGGSIFPKSALIDAQAKESIKSLFNIAPLHNPPAYLGIEAVEKALPGVPMVAVFDTSFHQTMPPAAYMYSLPYELYEKYGLRKYGFHGTSHKYVAYRAAALLNRPIEELKIITCHLGNGASITAIDGGKSIDTSMGFTPLEGLTMGTRCGDLDPAIVTFLEEQEGLSCSEVNNLLNKKSGVLGISGVSSDFRDIEEAAAQGNKRAQLALDVFAHDVKKYIGAYAAALNGLDVIVFTAGLGENSPEMREKICKDMEFFGIKLDGTKNKIRGQEADVSADDSKVRIMVIPTNEELVIARDTKQIVEQ; encoded by the coding sequence GTGAAAGTATTAGTACTTAATTGCGGCAGTTCATCAATCAAGTATCAACTTTTTAACATGGAAGATGAAAGTGTACTTGCCAAAGGTTTGGTGGAGAGAATTGGACTGCAGGGAGCGGTGCTGACACATAGGCCCAGCGGAAAGGAAAAGAAAGTGATCGCAGCCGATATTCCAGACCACAGTGTAGGGATCAAGATGGTTTTGGAGGCCATGGTCCATCCGGAACACGGTGTGCTTACTAAGATGGAGGAAATCGATGCAGTTGGACACAGGGTTGCCCATGGGGGAAGTATTTTTCCAAAATCTGCTTTAATTGATGCTCAAGCCAAAGAAAGCATCAAATCACTTTTTAACATCGCGCCGCTACATAATCCCCCGGCTTATTTGGGAATTGAGGCTGTTGAAAAAGCATTGCCAGGAGTACCGATGGTGGCCGTGTTTGATACTTCATTCCATCAAACAATGCCGCCTGCAGCTTATATGTACAGCTTGCCATACGAATTATACGAAAAATATGGGCTGAGAAAATATGGTTTTCATGGAACATCTCATAAATATGTGGCATATAGGGCCGCTGCGCTTTTAAATCGACCCATCGAGGAACTAAAAATCATTACCTGCCATTTAGGTAACGGTGCCAGCATCACTGCTATTGATGGCGGCAAATCCATTGATACCAGTATGGGTTTCACCCCTCTGGAAGGACTAACCATGGGAACCAGATGCGGCGACCTGGATCCGGCCATTGTAACATTCCTGGAGGAACAAGAAGGCCTTTCTTGCAGCGAAGTAAACAACCTGCTGAATAAGAAAAGCGGTGTCTTGGGTATTTCCGGTGTTTCCAGCGATTTCCGCGATATTGAAGAAGCAGCGGCACAGGGCAATAAACGGGCTCAACTGGCTTTGGATGTTTTTGCCCATGATGTTAAAAAATATATTGGAGCTTATGCGGCAGCTTTAAACGGTCTGGATGTTATTGTGTTTACTGCGGGATTAGGTGAGAATTCGCCGGAAATGCGGGAAAAAATATGCAAGGATATGGAATTTTTTGGCATAAAACTGGATGGCACAAAAAATAAAATTCGCGGGCAGGAAGCAGATGTGTCTGCCGACGATTCAAAGGTGCGCATAATGGTTATTCCGACCAACGAAGAGCTGGTAATTGCCCGGGATACTAAACAAATAGTGGAGCAGTAA
- the rnc gene encoding ribonuclease III — translation MDAKRAAELRKLADRCGFQLSKLDALNIALTHPTYVFENKGLNHEHNQRLEFLGDAILGLVVGEYLYLNYPEKPEGELTKMRAAVVCETTLAQVAAQLGIGQNLLLGRGEEITGGRERSSILADAFEAILGAVYLEAGLGQVRDFVIRQLETKIAEVAKGAYRDYKTMLQEVVQKNHEENVSYAILQETGPDHDKRFVAGVIWQGQVVAKGTGRSKKEAEQKAAKAAIEIFGS, via the coding sequence ATGGATGCTAAAAGAGCTGCTGAACTGCGCAAGCTTGCCGACCGGTGCGGTTTTCAATTGAGCAAATTGGACGCCCTGAATATTGCCTTGACCCACCCAACCTATGTTTTTGAAAACAAAGGCTTAAACCATGAGCATAACCAGCGTTTGGAATTTTTGGGAGATGCCATTCTTGGGCTGGTGGTAGGTGAATATCTTTACCTCAATTATCCCGAAAAGCCGGAAGGTGAATTGACCAAGATGCGGGCGGCCGTAGTGTGCGAAACAACTTTAGCCCAGGTTGCAGCTCAACTGGGAATTGGGCAAAATCTTTTACTGGGGCGAGGCGAGGAAATTACGGGAGGAAGGGAACGCAGTTCTATTTTGGCCGATGCTTTTGAGGCTATTCTTGGCGCAGTTTATTTGGAAGCGGGGCTTGGTCAAGTCCGGGACTTTGTAATCCGTCAGTTAGAGACAAAAATTGCAGAAGTGGCAAAGGGCGCATACAGGGATTATAAAACCATGTTACAGGAAGTCGTTCAAAAAAATCACGAAGAGAACGTAAGCTATGCTATTTTACAGGAAACCGGTCCTGACCATGACAAGAGGTTTGTGGCAGGCGTTATTTGGCAAGGTCAGGTGGTAGCAAAAGGTACAGGCAGAAGCAAAAAAGAAGCAGAGCAGAAAGCAGCTAAAGCTGCCATAGAGATTTTCGGCAGTTGA
- a CDS encoding YceD family protein, producing MLIDVAKLRMQPGTSKEYKLVETWESIPWAGELLSFSSPVKVEAIATNTGKSILVRGKANTDISLRCGRCLQPVSYKTEIEFQEEFFPQIKNAVPSSKEDTVRYYLGDTIDLKDVILEGIFLEIPMKAVCSESCRGLCPKCGVNLNEQQCVCLTEEIDPRLAVLQKMLQQSSGKEV from the coding sequence ATGTTAATTGATGTAGCAAAGCTGCGCATGCAGCCTGGAACAAGCAAGGAATACAAGCTTGTAGAAACATGGGAATCAATACCATGGGCCGGGGAGCTGCTTAGTTTTTCTAGTCCTGTAAAAGTAGAAGCAATTGCCACTAACACAGGTAAATCCATCCTGGTAAGGGGAAAGGCAAATACCGATATTTCTCTCAGGTGCGGACGTTGTTTGCAGCCGGTTAGCTATAAAACTGAGATTGAATTTCAAGAGGAATTTTTTCCTCAAATCAAAAATGCTGTTCCGTCATCAAAGGAAGATACTGTGCGTTATTACTTGGGCGACACTATTGATTTGAAAGATGTGATTCTGGAAGGCATTTTTTTAGAAATCCCAATGAAAGCGGTCTGTAGCGAAAGCTGCCGCGGGTTATGCCCCAAGTGTGGAGTAAATTTGAACGAGCAACAATGCGTCTGCCTAACTGAGGAAATAGATCCGCGCTTGGCAGTTCTACAAAAAATGCTGCAGCAAAGCTCTGGAAAGGAGGTTTAA
- the fabK gene encoding enoyl-[acyl-carrier-protein] reductase FabK gives MFKTRLCELLQIQYPIIQGGMAWVATGELAAAVSAAGGLGIIGAGNAPPEVVRNEIAKVRAITDKPFGVNIYYMSPFIEELVDLVIELQVPVVTTGAGNPGKHIARFKEIGTKVLPVISSVALAKRLARLGVDAFIAEGMECGGHVGDLTTMALVPQIVDATDLPVIAAGGIADGRGLVAALALGACGVQIGTRFICAEECTVHPNYKQAVLQAKDRDTILTGIQGHEVRVLKNKLTRKFLELAQTGASPEEFEALGAGKLRLAAVEGDVENGSVMAGQVAAMVSKVQPAAEIILEIMTEADEVLKRLGALY, from the coding sequence GTGTTTAAAACAAGACTTTGTGAATTACTGCAAATCCAGTATCCAATTATTCAAGGGGGAATGGCTTGGGTAGCAACCGGAGAATTAGCGGCCGCAGTTTCTGCTGCCGGGGGATTGGGAATTATTGGTGCGGGCAACGCTCCCCCAGAAGTGGTCAGAAATGAGATTGCCAAAGTCAGGGCTATCACAGATAAGCCTTTTGGAGTCAATATCTATTATATGTCACCTTTTATTGAAGAACTGGTAGATTTGGTAATTGAACTGCAAGTTCCTGTTGTGACTACAGGAGCGGGTAACCCGGGAAAACATATAGCGCGCTTTAAGGAAATCGGAACTAAAGTATTGCCGGTGATATCTTCCGTAGCTTTAGCAAAACGGTTGGCCAGACTTGGAGTAGATGCTTTTATTGCTGAGGGCATGGAATGTGGCGGCCACGTTGGGGATTTGACCACCATGGCCTTGGTACCTCAAATCGTGGATGCCACTGACCTTCCGGTAATTGCCGCTGGTGGAATCGCTGACGGGAGGGGGCTGGTTGCAGCCTTGGCTTTGGGAGCTTGTGGGGTGCAAATTGGGACCCGATTTATCTGCGCAGAGGAGTGCACCGTCCATCCCAACTATAAGCAGGCAGTTCTACAGGCCAAAGACAGGGATACTATTTTAACCGGTATACAGGGGCATGAAGTAAGGGTTCTCAAAAATAAATTAACCCGCAAATTTTTGGAATTGGCGCAAACCGGTGCAAGTCCGGAGGAGTTTGAAGCTTTGGGAGCCGGCAAGTTAAGGTTGGCTGCTGTGGAAGGAGACGTAGAAAACGGTTCGGTCATGGCCGGGCAAGTGGCTGCAATGGTTAGCAAGGTACAGCCGGCGGCGGAGATAATTTTGGAGATTATGACTGAAGCCGATGAAGTATTAAAAAGGTTAGGAGCACTTTATTAG
- the rpmF gene encoding 50S ribosomal protein L32, whose translation MGVPKRKQSKSRKNMRRSIWRQMEAPGLIECPQCHELKQPHRVCPSCGYYKNRVVVKAAAE comes from the coding sequence ATGGGTGTACCGAAAAGAAAACAATCCAAATCAAGGAAGAATATGCGACGTTCCATCTGGAGACAAATGGAAGCTCCGGGCTTAATTGAATGCCCGCAATGCCATGAATTAAAACAACCCCACAGGGTTTGCCCTTCATGTGGGTATTACAAAAACAGAGTAGTTGTTAAGGCAGCTGCCGAATAA
- the fapR gene encoding transcription factor FapR — protein sequence MRPSNGKKERQQRLADYLKTKPFATDEELAERFQVSVQTIRLDRLALGIPQVRERVKTVAQEAYNPLRSLTQTELVGDLIDVRLGESGISILDITDAMVLEHVQIARGHYLFAQANTLAVAVIDADVVLTGSARVRYKRPVFFGERVVAKATVQVKRSNKFLVSVVSTVEDEVVFKGQFIVTALTPKKEAGS from the coding sequence ATGCGGCCTTCAAACGGTAAAAAGGAAAGGCAACAACGCTTGGCAGATTACCTGAAAACCAAACCTTTTGCTACCGATGAAGAGTTGGCAGAACGTTTTCAGGTAAGTGTCCAAACAATAAGGCTTGATCGGTTAGCTTTAGGTATTCCCCAAGTACGGGAGAGAGTTAAAACCGTGGCGCAAGAAGCTTATAATCCTTTACGGTCCCTTACACAGACTGAGCTGGTGGGAGATTTGATTGACGTACGGCTTGGGGAAAGCGGCATTTCCATCCTTGATATAACTGATGCCATGGTTTTAGAACATGTACAAATTGCCAGGGGTCATTATTTGTTTGCTCAAGCCAATACGTTGGCTGTGGCCGTGATTGATGCGGATGTGGTGCTGACGGGCAGCGCCAGGGTACGGTACAAAAGACCCGTCTTTTTTGGAGAAAGAGTGGTGGCTAAAGCCACCGTTCAGGTAAAGCGTTCCAATAAATTTTTGGTATCTGTAGTATCCACCGTCGAAGACGAGGTGGTTTTTAAGGGACAGTTCATTGTTACAGCTTTAACCCCAAAAAAGGAGGCCGGAAGTTGA
- the fabF gene encoding beta-ketoacyl-ACP synthase II, with the protein MAKRVVITGMGVISPVGIGKDSFWKALINGESGIGPITRFDATDYATRIAGEVKGFEPADFLDRKEAKRMDRFTQFAVSAARMAVEDAALSLQEVDLDRCGVVFGTGIGGTQTFEEQHAVLIEKGPGRVSPFFVPMMIGNMAAGQISINLGLRGPNYTIVNACASSTNSIGEAFKLIQRGDADLVLTGGAEASVTPMSVAGFCAMKAMSTRNDEPTKACRPFDSQRDGFVLGEGAGVLVLEDLEHARKRGATIYAEIVGYGCTDDAHHITAPAPGGSGAAKAMRLALKDANLQPQDISYINAHGTSTDLNDKYETAAIKEVFGSYTGKIAISSTKSMTGHLLGAAGAIEAIASALAIVHSVVPPTINYENPDPECDLDYVPNQARKMKVEAALSNSFGFGGHNATIILKQFSD; encoded by the coding sequence TTGGCAAAAAGAGTTGTGATTACAGGAATGGGAGTTATTTCCCCGGTCGGAATAGGTAAGGACAGCTTTTGGAAGGCTTTAATTAATGGGGAATCGGGGATTGGACCCATTACCAGGTTTGATGCTACAGACTACGCAACCAGGATTGCGGGGGAGGTTAAAGGCTTTGAGCCCGCCGATTTTTTGGACCGTAAAGAGGCCAAAAGAATGGACAGGTTTACGCAGTTCGCTGTAAGTGCAGCCAGGATGGCCGTTGAAGATGCTGCGCTAAGCCTGCAAGAAGTTGATTTAGATAGGTGCGGTGTGGTATTTGGCACAGGAATTGGTGGAACGCAGACCTTTGAAGAGCAGCATGCGGTTCTAATAGAAAAAGGTCCTGGACGAGTCAGCCCTTTTTTCGTTCCGATGATGATCGGCAACATGGCTGCAGGCCAAATTTCCATTAATCTGGGCCTAAGAGGCCCCAACTATACGATAGTCAATGCCTGTGCGTCTTCCACCAACTCCATTGGTGAGGCATTTAAATTAATCCAGCGGGGAGACGCCGATTTGGTTTTGACCGGGGGAGCTGAAGCTTCAGTTACCCCGATGTCCGTGGCTGGTTTTTGCGCCATGAAAGCCATGTCTACCCGCAATGATGAACCTACAAAAGCATGCCGTCCTTTCGACAGCCAGCGGGATGGTTTTGTCCTGGGAGAAGGGGCAGGGGTGCTTGTTTTGGAAGATTTGGAACATGCCCGAAAGCGGGGGGCAACGATTTATGCGGAGATAGTGGGGTATGGCTGCACCGATGATGCTCACCATATTACCGCTCCTGCCCCGGGAGGATCCGGGGCTGCCAAAGCCATGCGGTTAGCGCTAAAAGATGCCAATTTACAACCCCAGGATATCTCGTATATTAATGCCCATGGGACGTCAACAGACTTAAACGATAAATATGAAACTGCTGCTATCAAAGAGGTATTTGGCTCTTACACCGGCAAGATTGCTATAAGTTCCACCAAATCCATGACAGGTCATCTCTTGGGAGCAGCCGGAGCCATCGAAGCAATAGCTTCCGCTTTAGCTATTGTGCATAGTGTCGTACCGCCAACGATAAATTACGAAAATCCCGATCCGGAATGTGATTTGGATTATGTCCCGAATCAGGCAAGGAAAATGAAAGTAGAAGCTGCTTTATCCAATTCCTTTGGTTTTGGAGGACATAACGCCACAATTATTTTAAAACAATTTTCGGATTAA